In Oscillospiraceae bacterium, the genomic window CTCGGCGTACTTGATGCGGTAGATGGCCGGGTCACGCAGGTTCATGTTGGGGCTGGCCAGGTCGATCTTGGCACGCAGGGTCTTTTCGCCCTCCTGGAACTCCCCGGCACGCATGCGGCGGAACAGGTCCAGGTTCTCCTCCGGGGTGCGGTCGCGGTACGGAGACGGACGGGACGGCTTGCCGGCATCGGCACCGCGGTACTCGCGCATCTCCTCACGGCTCAGGTCGTCCACATAGGCCTTGCCCTCTTTGATGAGCTTTTCGGCGTACTCGTAACACTGGTCAAAGTAGTCGCTGCCGTAGAAGATGCCGCCGTTGGGGTCGGCACCCAGCCAGTGCAGGTCCTCGATGATGCTGTTGACGTACTCCTCGCCTTCGCGGGCGGGGTTGGTGTCATCCAGACGCAGGTTGAACTTGCCGCCGTACTGGTTGGCAATGGACCAGTTGATGTAGATGGCCTTGGCACTGCCGATGTGCAGATAGCCGTTGGGCTCGGGCGGGAAGCGGGTATGGATCTCGCGGATCTTGCCCTCGGCAAGGTCGGCATCAATGATATCCGTCAGAAAGTTTTTATCAGCCATGAAGTTTCCCCCTGTCAGGGCAGCAGTGTGCCCTCTTCTCATATATGGTATATAATACACCATTTCCGTGATTTCTTCAAGAGAAAGCATCAAAAGGCGCTTTCTGCCGGCATTTTTGGCAACTTTGACCGCATCCCTTGACAGTATCGGTGAAGGAGAGTATATTTTTGCGTGGTGCACGGTCAATTTTGCATCATTTCATATAGGAGGAACCCCATGAACAGTTTAAAAGAAGCCTTCAGCATGCAGAATCTGCTGAAGAATTTAAATTTCTTTGGCGAGCTCAACCTCGGCCTGATCCTCACCGCCGTGGGCATCGTCTATTTCAAGAACCCCAACCATTTCGCCTTTGGCGGCACATCCGGCCTGTCCATCCTGCTGGCCGACCTGTTCCCCAAGATCAATGTGGGCGGCTTTATGTGGATCATCAACCTGGTGCTGGTGGTGCTGGGGTTCGTGTTCCTCGGCGTAAAGTGCATGGGCTGGACCATCTATTCGTCCTTTGCCCTGTCCTTTTTCGTGTCGGTGTGCGAGTGGCTGTACCCCTCGGGTGTGTCCATGAGCGGCGATGCCATGCTGGACCTGGTGTTTGCGGTGTTCCTGCCCGCGCTGGGTGCGGCCATCGTGTTTGACATCGGTGCATCCACCGGCGGCACCGACATTGTGGCCCTGATCCTGGC contains:
- a CDS encoding YitT family protein — its product is MNSLKEAFSMQNLLKNLNFFGELNLGLILTAVGIVYFKNPNHFAFGGTSGLSILLADLFPKINVGGFMWIINLVLVVLGFVFLGVKCMGWTIYSSFALSFFVSVCEWLYPSGVSMSGDAMLDLVFAVFLPALGAAIVFDIGASTGGTDIVALILAKYTSMEIGKALMASDILIVLAAAWRFGMGTGLYCILGLIGKSFVVDGAIENIRLRKVCTIMTANPQPILDFIIKEMNRSATVEKAYGAYTHHELSVLVTVLTRRQALQLRNFLRENDPHSFITIVNSSEIIGKGFRSFN